In Oncorhynchus clarkii lewisi isolate Uvic-CL-2024 chromosome 16, UVic_Ocla_1.0, whole genome shotgun sequence, one genomic interval encodes:
- the LOC139368799 gene encoding protein tyrosine phosphatase domain-containing protein 1-like: MSAWVFRPLVLHPQTSSGVPYRYMESVRTPRANYTLVGEVIRHVIPGATQCSIGCGGLNCKYEDPDRWSEDKQAIKGLYSSWVTENLLAMARPSTALIEKYNIIDQFKRCGLKTVINLQRPGEHASCGPNTLEPESGFSYRPEVFMENDIYFYNFGWNDYGVASLTSILDMVKVMSFAMQEGKMSVHCHAGLGRTGVLLACYLVFATRMTADQAIVFVRSKRPNSIQTRGQLYCVREFAQFLVPIRSIFSCAEPSTNPVTLSQFLTRQRHMLHGYERRELRHLPKIIHVICKLLLDIAEHRQVIEEDMLDVHDMTAEEEVEFERYYDFGFTKGSFGGGSMGDRPRLPGPPTKHRHANEPALFYHRKSLSYSESDVQRLGSELHLLTQPLSNFLSASNLPVACSPSLNSLHRTLATVSPVTTTYSSQNGFFPHGSLWEQKSLAEGSPLLKKRQKACQSSESECHPKQKTFGSMLFRWRKKQREMLVNNGNVSQVFQIEESEVPFITIQTELSKEARRVLVAQALAVDLELDGEDEHLERLHAWQSGLNMGGAWERLCTLEKDPFVLSGLMWTWLEQLKEPVISVRDVQKLDLNDSDPANPEAVFKPLDQAPREMLMCILDCMAHVLTIPEEVEAAFLERTIKAFTKMGKCSAVYPAMTEILRLVLHDMRFIAIEEDEVPFMPPGPIMLTP; encoded by the exons ATGTCTGCCTGGGTATTTCGTCCTCTAGTACTCCACCCTCAGACAAGCAGTGGAGTCCCCTACCGCTACATGGAGTCAG TCAGGACCCCCCGGGCGAATTACACGTTGGTCGGGGAGGTGATACGTCATGTCATACCTGGAGCCACACAGTGCTCCATAGGGTGTGGAGGTCTGAACTGCAAGTATGAGGACCCTGACCGCTGGAGCGAGGACAAGCAAGCCATCAAAGGCCTCTATTCCTCCTG GGTCACAGAGAACCTACTTGCCATGGCCAGGCCCTCTACTGCATTAATAGAAAAGTACAACATCATTGACCAATTTAAAAG atgtggccTAAAGACGGTGATAAACCTGCAGAGACCAGGGGAACACGCCAGCTGTGGTCCCAACACACTGGAACCAGAGAGTGGATTCTCCTACCGACCTGAGGTGTTCATGGAGAATGACA TATATTTCTATAACTTTGGATGGAATGACTACGGGGTGGCCTCTCTCACATCCATCCTGGACATGGTGAAAGTCATGTCCTTTGCGATGCAGGAGGGGAAAATGTCTGTCCACTGTCATGCTGGTCTGGGAAGAACAG GTGTGTTGTTAGCGTGTTACCTGGTCTTCGCCACGAGGATGACCGCTGACCAGGCTATCGTGTTTGTACGTTCTAAACGTCCCAACTCCATCCAGACCAGAGGTCAGCTGTATTGCGTGCGGGAGTTTGCCCAGTTCCTGGTCCCCATCAGGAGTATTTTCTCCTGCGCTGAGCCCAGTACTAACCCAGTCACCCTGTCCCAGTTCCTGACCCGCCAGAGACACATGCTGCACGGCTATGAGCGACGGGAGCTCAGGCACCTGCCCAAGATCATCCATGTGATCTGCAAGCTGCTGCTGGACATCGCTGAGCACCGTCAGGTAATCGAGGAGGACATGCTGGACGTCCATGACATGACCGCCGAGGAGGAGGTGGAGTTTGAGCGCTACTACGACTTTGGCTTCACCAAGGGTAGCTTCGGCGGAGGCAGCATGGGGGACCGGCCCCGCTTACCGGGACCCCCAACCAAACACCGACACGCCAACGAACCGGCCCTCTTCTACCACCGCAAGAGCCTGAGCTACAGCGAGTCGGACGTACAGAGGCTAGGCTCTGAACTCCACCTGCTGACCCAACCTCTCTCCAACTTTCTATCCGCTAGCAACTTGCCTgtggcctgttctccctccctGAACTCCCTGCATAGAACCCTGGCCACGGTCAGCCCCGTCACCACCACGTACAGCTCCCAAAATGGATTCTTTCCCCATGGGTCCCTCTGGGAGCAGAAGAGCCTGGCGGAGGGATCCCCACTCCTAAAGAAGAGGCAGAAAGCCTGCCAGAGCAGCGAGTCTGAGTGCCACCCTAAGCAGAAAACGTTTGGCAGCATGTTGTTTAGGTGGAGGAAGAAGCAGAGGGAAATGTTAGTGAACAATGGGAATGTGTCCCAGGTGTTTCAGATAGAGGAGTCAGAGGTGCCCttcatcaccatccagacagagctGTCCAAGGAGGCCAGGCGGGTGCTGGTGGCCCAGGCCCTGGCGGTGGATCTGGAGCTGGATGGAGAGGACGAACACTTGGAGAGACTCCACGCCTGGCAG TCTGGGTTAAACATGGGAGGGGCATGGGAGAGGCTCTGTACATTGGAGAAGGACCCATTTGTGCTCTCTGGGCTGATGTGGACCTGGCTGGAGCAGCTGAAGGAGCCAGTCATCTCCGTCAGAGATGTACAGAAACTGGACCTTAACGACAGTGACCCTGCAAACCCAGAGGCTGTCTTCAAACCACTGGACCAG GCTCCCAGGGAGATGTTGATGTGCATTCTGGACTGTATGGCTCATGTTCTCACAATACCAGAAGAGGTGGAGGCTGCTTTCCTGGAGCGCACCATCAAGGCTTTCACCAAG ATGGGAAAATGCTCAGCGGTGTATCCGGCCATGACAGAGATCCTCAGGCTGGTCCTACATGACATGAGGTTTATAGCCATAGAGGAGGATGAGGTACCATTTATGCCTCCCGGCCCTATTATGCTGACTCCATAG